One Aegilops tauschii subsp. strangulata cultivar AL8/78 chromosome 7, Aet v6.0, whole genome shotgun sequence genomic window carries:
- the LOC109742927 gene encoding uncharacterized protein translates to MEQFQDGHHVRLRSREHGMYLHADKDGRGVSLRRPRASMNAAWAVHLFQGDDDAQYVLLHSAAYGGYLTAMDAPAPLGHCGRRVEQRDYEEREEEDVRWQPVRFGSGDYILLRHASGRFLRANGKYLPWNNGASVDDFDTVSTMTHWVVERIPAREGMPELPLAGGLDVLLPRRWIVYASAGADGGPFFWAALGFKGRSVFRLRSELASEIGIGMNDLVMCVQAGTNGRPTPLVVNLPRRTRTLYIVVLMAGEPAPDRRNHCGSELQNQCEHWFVMFQSISRK, encoded by the exons ATGGAGCAGTTCCAGGACGGCCACCACGTGCGGCTGCGGAGCCGCGAGCACGGCATGTACCTGCACGCCGACAAGGACGGCCGTGGCGTCTCCCTCCGCCGGCCCCGGGCGTCGATGAACGCGGCGTGGGCGGTGCACTTGTTCCAAGGCGATGACGATGCCCAGTACGTTCTCCTCCACAGCGCCGCCTACGGCGGCTACCTGACGGCCATGGACGCACCGGCGCCGCTAGGCCACTGCGGGCGCCGCGTCGAGCAGCGCGACTACGAGGAACGGGAGGAGGAGGACGTCAGGTGGCAGCCCGTCAGGTTCGGGAGCGGGGACTACATCCTGCTCCGCCACGCCAGCGGCCGCTTCCTCCGCGCCAACGGGAAGTACCTCCCCTGGAACAACGGCGCCAGCGTCGACGACTTCGACACCGTCAGCACGATGACGCACTGGGTCGTGGAGCGCATCCCCGCCAGGGAGGGCATGCCTGAG CTCCCCCTCGCCGGAGGCCTGGACGTTCTGTTGCCGCGGCGGTGGATCGTGTACGCCTCGGCGGGCGCCGATGGGGGCCCCTTCTTCTGGGCTGCGTTGGGGTTCAAGGGGAGGTCTGTGTTCCGCCTGAGGAGCGAGCTGGCCAGCGAGATAGGCATCGGCATGAACGACCTCGTCATGTGCGTCCAGGCGGGCACTAACGGGCGGCCTACCCCACTCGTCGTCAACCTACCCCGCCGCACGCGGACCCTTTACATCGTCGTCCTCATGGCCGGGGAGCCAGCCCCAG ACAGGAGGAACCACTGTGGTTCTGAACTTCAGAACCAGTGTGAACATTGGTTCGTAAT GTTTCAGTCCATCAGCAGAAAATGA
- the LOC109742926 gene encoding uncharacterized protein, with amino-acid sequence MELFQDGQHVRLRSRARGTYLHADDDGLGVSLRRLRASMNVAWLVHFYQGQYLLFQSAAYGGYLAATAAPARRGHRGRRVEQLDYYHSEVDLMLWQAVQMENLFLNHINGGNLRANGRYRRWNNGVSVDHIDDINTISTMMHWVMEVIPAREIMPRLPRPSPLPNLVLRPRMIMYVWPNIHGGLITHGTFVFGGRSVFRLRSELARRLGDLAIMDLEVADLVMCLPTHDGRLIPLVVDLPRSGETLHIVVVIVGSPAYMVLQYADVDA; translated from the exons ATGGAGCTGTTCCAGGACGGCCAGCACGTGCGGCTGCGGAGCCGCGCGCGCGGGACGTACCTGCACGCCGACGACGACGGGCTTGGCGTCTCCCTCCGCCGGCTCCGCGCGTCGATGAACGTGGCTTGGTTGGTGCACTTCTATCAGGGCCAGTACCTGCTCTTCCAGAGCGCCGCCTACGGTGGCTACCTCGCCGCCACGGCCGCGCCGGCGCGGCGCGGCCACCGCGGACGCCGCGTCGAGCAGCTCGACTACTATCACTCGGAGGTGGATCTAATGCTTTGGCAGGCCGTCCAGATGGAGAACCTCTTCCTCAACCACATcaacggcggcaacctccgcgCCAACGGGAGGTACCGCCGCTGGAACAACGGCGTCAGCGTCGACCACATCGACGACATCAACACCATCAGCACCATGATGCACTGGGTCATGGAGGTCATCCCCGCCAGGGAGATCATGCCTCGCCTTCCACGTCCGTCTCCG CTTCCCAACCTCGTGTTGCGGCCGCGGATGATCATGTACGTGTGGCCGAACATCCACGGGGGCCTCATCACCCACGGCACGTTCGTGTTCGGTGGGAGGTCCGTGTTCCGCCTGAGGAGCGAGCTGGCTAGGCGGCTGGGCGACCTCGCAATCATGGACTTGGAGGTCGCCGACCTCGTCATGTGCTTGCCCACGCATGATGGCCGGCTTATTCCACTGGTCGTCGATCTGCCCCGCAGCGGCGAGACCCTCCacatcgtcgtcgtcatcgtcgGGTCGCCTG
- the LOC141026840 gene encoding putative F-box/LRR-repeat protein 22, whose product MHVASPDEWRNWASLPGDVLCIILSKLPQTDILSGAGLACSPWRRLVKDVPLLWRHIDLRPDPWDEEDEEYYCSWDELPLPAGWKAMARAALERSAGGCESFSGHVDADVLVYLANRNVPLTDS is encoded by the coding sequence ATGCATGTTGCCTCGCCGGACGAGTGGAGGAACTGGGCGTCGTTGCCCGGCGACGTCCTATGCATCATCCTGAGCAAACTCCCGCAGACCGACATCCTCAGCGGCGCagggctcgcgtgctcgccctggCGGCGGCTAGTCAAGGATGTGCCCCTACTGTGGCGGCACATCGACCTACGTCCCGATCCATGGGACGAAGAGGACGAAGAGTACTACTGCTCGTGGGACGAACTGCCACTGCCGGCAGGATGGAAGGCCATGGCGCGCGCCGCGCTGGAGCGCAGCGCCGGCGGCTGCGAGTCATTCAGCGGCCACGTCGACGCCGATGTCCTAGTCTACCTCGCTAACAGGAACGTACCCCTGACTGATTCCTGA